One part of the Bacteroidales bacterium genome encodes these proteins:
- a CDS encoding DUF2147 domain-containing protein produces the protein MKRKILLVFAAFLAVAFFYGQANAQAGKMIGLWKTIDDETGEAKSHVKIYKAKTGFYYGKVIKLLKEPQDKKCEECKGALKNRPIVGMVILIKMKVDGDKLADGKILDPGNGKFYHCTMELDSKNKDKLKLRGSLDSWGLAGRTQYWYRVK, from the coding sequence ATGAAAAGGAAGATTTTATTAGTATTTGCAGCATTCTTGGCTGTTGCATTTTTTTACGGACAAGCAAATGCGCAAGCAGGAAAAATGATTGGTTTATGGAAAACAATTGATGATGAAACCGGAGAAGCTAAATCGCATGTTAAGATTTACAAAGCAAAAACCGGATTTTATTATGGCAAAGTTATTAAGTTGTTGAAAGAACCCCAAGATAAAAAATGTGAAGAATGTAAAGGAGCTTTAAAAAACAGACCAATTGTCGGAATGGTTATCTTAATTAAAATGAAAGTTGACGGAGATAAATTAGCAGACGGAAAGATTTTAGATCCCGGAAACGGAAAATTCTATCATTGCACAATGGAGTTAGATTCTAAAAATAAAGACAAATTAAAATTAAGAGGCTCTCTTGACAGTTGGGGGCTTGCAGGCAGAACACAATATTGGTACCGTGTGAAATAA
- a CDS encoding WbqC family protein, with protein MTKIISIHQPNFFPWLGYFYKIYNSNVFVFIDDVKISKGSFANRNKIKTSADQELLLTVPLQNNVFFTYNKTGINNARDWKKKHLKTIVQLYRKAPFFNEIFNEVEKIYYSEYSSLSDFNTNAIMFVLNYLGINTQIEFSSKISSELGISSQRLVNICKYFNCETYLSGKGGLKYMDEENFSDSNIKIEYSDFKYPEYKQLGKTFVPNLSVLDVLFNCSKDLIISFLSKKNVSL; from the coding sequence ATGACGAAAATTATATCAATTCATCAACCCAACTTTTTTCCGTGGTTAGGTTATTTTTATAAAATTTATAACTCAAATGTTTTTGTATTTATTGATGACGTAAAAATATCAAAAGGAAGTTTTGCTAATAGAAATAAAATTAAAACGTCTGCAGATCAAGAATTGTTATTGACTGTTCCTTTGCAAAACAATGTTTTTTTTACATATAACAAAACAGGTATCAATAACGCAAGAGATTGGAAAAAAAAGCATCTGAAAACTATTGTACAATTATATAGAAAAGCACCTTTTTTTAATGAAATTTTTAATGAAGTTGAAAAAATATATTATTCTGAATATAGTTCGTTATCAGACTTTAATACCAACGCCATTATGTTTGTTTTAAATTACTTAGGCATTAACACTCAAATTGAATTTTCCTCGAAAATAAGCTCTGAGTTAGGCATTTCGTCTCAAAGATTAGTTAATATATGTAAATATTTTAATTGCGAGACTTACCTTTCCGGCAAAGGCGGGTTAAAATATATGGATGAAGAAAATTTTAGCGATTCAAACATTAAAATTGAATATTCTGACTTTAAATATCCTGAATATAAACAATTGGGTAAAACATTTGTTCCTAATTTAAGTGTTTTAGATGTTTTATTTAATTGTTCTAAAGATTTAATCATTTCATTTTTATCAAAAAAAAATGTTTCACTTTAA
- a CDS encoding PIG-L family deacetylase → MINKDSRILILAPHTDDAEFGCGGSIAKFTENGNDVFCVAFSAAEISIPSRFDKNINKINMREAMEILGIKKNFEINSFQARKFPEFRQEILDYILKIRTDIKPDIVFLPSTFDTHQDHQVIRNEGFRAFKKTTLVGYEIPWNNLTFTTNLFIRLTEKHVKLKISSIKKYISQLGRDYVDKNFIESVLRTRGGQAGCIYAEAFEIIRWLI, encoded by the coding sequence ATGATAAATAAAGATTCAAGAATATTAATACTTGCACCACATACTGACGATGCTGAATTTGGTTGTGGCGGGTCAATTGCTAAATTTACAGAAAACGGAAATGACGTTTTTTGTGTCGCTTTTTCAGCAGCTGAAATCTCTATACCCTCCAGATTTGATAAAAATATCAATAAAATAAATATGCGTGAGGCAATGGAGATACTAGGCATAAAAAAAAATTTTGAAATAAATTCATTCCAAGCTAGGAAGTTTCCGGAATTTAGACAAGAAATATTAGATTATATCTTAAAAATAAGAACTGATATAAAACCGGATATAGTTTTTTTACCGTCAACTTTTGACACACACCAAGACCACCAAGTTATAAGAAATGAGGGTTTTAGAGCTTTCAAAAAAACAACATTAGTTGGATATGAAATTCCTTGGAATAATTTAACCTTTACAACTAATTTATTCATTAGACTTACAGAAAAGCATGTTAAACTTAAAATAAGTTCCATAAAAAAATATATTTCTCAACTCGGCAGAGATTATGTTGATAAAAACTTTATTGAAAGTGTCCTCAGAACCAGAGGAGGACAGGCAGGATGTATTTATGCGGAAGCATTTGAAATAATTCGATGGTTAATTTAA
- a CDS encoding DUF2461 domain-containing protein produces the protein MQSILNFLTELKVNNNREWFQDNKPVFEDAKNSFEEFVNILILKIKEFDNTIDVSSAKECIFRIYRDVRFSKNKEPYKPNFGAYIAKGGRKSEFAGYYIHIESGASFAGGGIYCPQPKVLKSVRDDIYNDSSNIKKIISEPTFKTVFPEMYGEKLKTAPRGFPKDFPDIQLLNYKSYTVNKNLTNEDLTAGDFLDNLLSIFKTQKLFNDYLNGVITG, from the coding sequence ATGCAATCAATCCTAAATTTCCTTACAGAACTCAAAGTGAACAACAACCGAGAATGGTTTCAAGACAATAAACCTGTTTTTGAAGACGCCAAAAATTCTTTTGAAGAATTTGTCAATATTTTAATACTGAAGATAAAAGAGTTTGATAATACAATTGATGTTAGTTCTGCTAAAGAATGTATATTCAGGATATACAGAGATGTTCGATTTTCAAAAAACAAAGAGCCTTATAAGCCTAATTTTGGTGCTTATATTGCTAAAGGCGGCAGGAAAAGTGAATTTGCCGGCTACTATATCCACATCGAATCCGGAGCATCTTTTGCCGGAGGCGGTATTTATTGTCCGCAACCAAAAGTCTTAAAATCTGTAAGGGATGATATTTATAATGATTCAAGTAACATAAAAAAAATCATTAGCGAACCAACCTTTAAAACGGTTTTTCCGGAAATGTACGGAGAAAAATTAAAAACAGCACCAAGAGGTTTCCCGAAAGATTTTCCGGATATACAATTGCTGAATTATAAAAGCTATACTGTTAATAAAAATTTAACAAACGAAGATTTAACTGCCGGGGATTTTCTTGATAATTTGTTGTCGATTTTCAAAACCCAAAAGCTTTTTAATGATTATTTGAATGGGGTAATTACCGGATAA
- a CDS encoding GNAT family N-acetyltransferase translates to MKIIAISKQFLEKNINDFIDILKDIPHEYWEKENFLAELPLKWNFSYVLLNKDLIDGYIIASKKETKIHIHKFMIKKKLRNLGFGKSLLSHFIEETTQTFDGISLKVYKDNYKAINFYFKNNFYIANQSDELFYMIRKL, encoded by the coding sequence ATGAAAATAATTGCAATAAGTAAACAATTCTTAGAGAAAAACATCAATGATTTTATTGATATTTTGAAAGATATACCTCATGAATATTGGGAAAAAGAAAATTTTTTAGCAGAGTTACCTTTAAAATGGAATTTTAGCTATGTCTTATTAAACAAAGATTTAATAGACGGCTATATTATTGCTTCAAAAAAAGAAACGAAAATTCATATCCATAAATTTATGATTAAAAAAAAATTGAGAAATTTAGGGTTTGGAAAATCATTATTAAGCCATTTTATAGAAGAAACAACACAAACCTTTGATGGTATTTCTCTTAAAGTGTACAAAGATAACTATAAAGCGATTAATTTTTACTTTAAAAACAATTTTTATATCGCAAACCAATCCGATGAATTATTTTATATGATTCGAAAACTATAA
- a CDS encoding AglZ/HisF2 family acetamidino modification protein, which translates to MKRIRVIPVLLLQKGGLVKTIKFKKPNYIGDPVNAVKIFNEKEIDELVFLDIEATNLKKEPNYQIIEEIASECFMPLGYGGGIKNIDQIKRIFSIGVEKIIINSSAGNKPILITEAAKIYGNQSIVASVDVKKDLFGKYVCYTNSGKRKVKQKLTDFVKTIENHGAGEIILTTIDKEGTFSGYDIDLIKLVSDNVSIPVVANGGASNIDDFAKAVIIGGASAVSAGSMFVYKSKNRGVLINYPSQKHLKEFIFEKIS; encoded by the coding sequence ATGAAACGAATAAGAGTAATACCCGTTTTATTATTGCAAAAAGGAGGTCTTGTAAAAACAATAAAATTCAAAAAACCAAATTACATAGGCGATCCTGTAAACGCTGTTAAAATCTTTAACGAAAAAGAAATTGACGAACTTGTTTTTCTCGACATTGAAGCAACAAATCTCAAAAAAGAACCGAATTATCAAATTATTGAAGAAATTGCTTCGGAATGTTTTATGCCTCTCGGATATGGCGGCGGAATAAAAAATATTGATCAAATAAAAAGAATTTTTAGTATTGGTGTTGAAAAAATAATAATTAATTCTTCTGCCGGCAATAAGCCGATATTAATTACAGAAGCAGCAAAAATATACGGAAATCAAAGCATTGTAGCATCAGTTGATGTAAAAAAAGACTTGTTCGGAAAATATGTTTGTTATACTAATTCCGGAAAAAGAAAAGTAAAACAAAAACTGACTGATTTTGTTAAAACAATTGAAAATCACGGTGCCGGAGAAATTATTTTAACCACAATTGACAAAGAAGGAACTTTTAGCGGATATGATATTGATTTGATAAAGCTTGTTTCTGATAATGTCAGCATACCGGTTGTTGCAAACGGAGGTGCTTCAAACATTGACGATTTTGCAAAAGCTGTAATAATCGGCGGAGCATCAGCAGTATCAGCAGGTTCAATGTTTGTTTACAAAAGCAAAAACAGAGGTGTTTTAATTAATTACCCTTCTCAGAAACACCTTAAAGAATTTATTTTTGAAAAAATATCTTAA
- a CDS encoding tetratricopeptide repeat protein produces the protein MKKKLFIRLSIIWILFSWFGFSYSQNISATFELAENSCNAGNFKEAIYYYQRILCFGTDAEKTKSYINSANCYFELSDYDKAYELYELAYYTVQNDSLKKELLFKKAITLLNEKRYKLALLEILEFDSQNDKYFTLKKEIYLGITYFLLDEFEKSEKHIMNYVNLSHIENSEEYEQLFIENSKIKRSKIKTAVILSSIIPGLGQMYAGDFKNAVNSALLNASLLGIAILIGYNYGIIDAVVTIFPWLLRYYSGGMIKVENIAQRKIAGEKQRIYNELLQLIKETDN, from the coding sequence ATGAAAAAAAAATTATTCATAAGATTAAGTATCATTTGGATACTTTTTAGTTGGTTTGGATTTTCTTATTCTCAAAACATTTCAGCAACATTTGAATTAGCTGAAAACAGCTGTAATGCAGGAAATTTTAAAGAAGCAATCTATTATTATCAAAGAATACTTTGTTTTGGAACTGATGCAGAAAAAACTAAATCTTATATAAACTCGGCAAATTGTTATTTTGAATTATCAGATTATGATAAAGCTTATGAATTATATGAATTAGCTTATTATACAGTTCAAAATGACAGTCTGAAAAAAGAATTGCTTTTTAAAAAAGCAATAACTCTGTTAAATGAAAAAAGATACAAATTGGCATTGCTTGAAATACTTGAATTTGACAGTCAGAACGATAAATACTTCACTCTAAAAAAAGAAATTTATCTCGGAATTACTTATTTCCTTTTGGATGAATTTGAAAAATCAGAAAAACATATTATGAATTATGTGAATCTTTCACATATTGAAAACAGCGAAGAATATGAACAACTTTTTATTGAAAATTCCAAGATTAAAAGAAGTAAAATTAAAACAGCCGTTATTTTGAGCAGTATAATACCCGGATTAGGCCAAATGTATGCAGGTGATTTTAAAAATGCAGTAAATTCCGCCTTACTTAATGCATCACTTTTAGGAATTGCAATATTAATCGGATATAATTACGGCATAATTGATGCTGTTGTTACAATTTTTCCGTGGTTGTTAAGATATTACTCAGGAGGTATGATAAAGGTTGAAAATATTGCTCAAAGGAAAATAGCCGGAGAAAAGCAAAGAATTTACAATGAATTGTTACAATTAATAAAAGAAACCGACAATTAA
- a CDS encoding glycosyltransferase family 4 protein encodes MTKKLLYILSHPIQYQSPLLKKIAGQKEIKLKVLYLTDHTIGGFDKQFGSKIKWDTPLFDGYEYEFVKNNSLKPAVSGSFFGLVNFNIIKKIRKEKPDIIIIHGWAYFTNWFIFIFSFFFKAKIWMRAESPLNQELKKLKLILCLKKFVFKFFLIKIIDRFLYIGKQNKEFYKYYGVTENKLIFAPYSVDNERFSKTYDEYKNNISDIKKVLGLPSDNKFVLSAGKYMPKKRTLDILEAFRLQNKENITLILLGEGLLRTELEQKIKTENIKNVILTGFINQSEISKYYAVADVFVLASTIGETWGLVVNEAMNFGLPIITSDMPGSAFDLVENGKNGFVFETGNIEALRKHLKFVLENEEFVRNAKTISLNKIKKFSYDVMVKNIVADLTLKHENENNNSR; translated from the coding sequence ATGACCAAAAAATTGCTATACATATTATCACACCCAATTCAATACCAATCGCCTTTGCTAAAAAAAATTGCAGGACAAAAAGAGATTAAATTAAAAGTATTGTATCTTACAGACCATACTATTGGCGGCTTCGATAAACAATTTGGCAGTAAAATAAAATGGGACACACCGCTTTTTGACGGGTATGAATATGAATTTGTCAAAAACAACTCGTTAAAACCTGCCGTATCAGGCAGCTTTTTTGGTTTGGTTAATTTTAATATCATAAAAAAAATCAGAAAAGAAAAGCCTGATATAATTATTATACACGGTTGGGCATATTTTACAAATTGGTTTATTTTCATTTTTTCTTTCTTCTTTAAAGCAAAAATATGGATGCGAGCTGAAAGCCCGTTAAATCAAGAACTAAAAAAATTGAAATTAATATTATGCCTTAAAAAATTTGTTTTTAAATTCTTTCTTATTAAAATAATTGATCGATTTTTGTATATCGGAAAGCAAAATAAGGAGTTCTATAAATATTATGGCGTTACAGAAAACAAACTAATCTTTGCTCCATATTCTGTTGACAATGAACGGTTCTCAAAAACCTATGATGAATACAAAAATAATATTTCAGACATAAAAAAGGTCTTAGGTTTACCTTCTGACAATAAATTTGTGCTGTCAGCAGGTAAATACATGCCAAAAAAAAGGACTCTCGATATTTTGGAGGCATTCAGATTACAAAACAAAGAAAACATAACTTTAATCTTACTTGGAGAAGGGCTTTTAAGAACAGAATTAGAACAGAAAATTAAAACAGAAAACATTAAAAATGTAATTTTAACCGGCTTTATTAATCAGTCTGAAATTTCAAAATATTATGCTGTTGCAGATGTTTTTGTTCTTGCATCCACTATTGGAGAAACATGGGGCTTAGTTGTTAATGAGGCAATGAATTTCGGACTTCCGATAATAACATCAGATATGCCCGGTTCTGCTTTTGATCTGGTCGAAAACGGTAAAAACGGGTTTGTGTTTGAAACCGGAAATATTGAAGCCTTGAGAAAACACTTAAAATTTGTTCTTGAAAACGAAGAGTTCGTAAGAAATGCAAAAACAATATCTTTAAATAAAATTAAAAAATTTTCATATGATGTTATGGTTAAAAATATTGTTGCGGATTTAACATTAAAACACGAAAATGAAAATAATAATAGCCGGTAA
- a CDS encoding nucleotidyl transferase AbiEii/AbiGii toxin family protein, with protein sequence MPFYLTGGTALVRFYLNHRYSEDLDFFVNKRKKYN encoded by the coding sequence TTGCCTTTTTACTTAACCGGCGGAACTGCACTTGTCCGGTTTTATTTGAATCACAGATATAGTGAAGACCTTGACTTTTTTGTAAACAAAAGAAAAAAATATAATTAA
- a CDS encoding N-acetyl sugar amidotransferase: MKHYVNPKFIPDNCRQCTKTVMDNIADPNITFDKNGVCNYYHEYFIEEKKHVLKEEKGIQKFEESIQNIKNSGKNKKYDCLLGVSGGVDSTYLAYIAKKAGLRVLCVHFDNGWNSELAVKNIENIITKLDFDLETYVINWNEFRDIQLAYFKANVIDIEAITDHAIFGTIYKIAAQNNIKYILSGNNVVTESLLPKSWIFNKADHVNIKDIHKKYGTIPLKTFPFFGSKAKHYYQKVKGIQTVDLLNYLLYVKSEIKETIISELDWKDYGGKHYESIFTRFYQGYILPKKVGIDKRKAHLSNLICSGQITKDEALKELEKPMYNKEQCEEDKEFVLKKLGFSEQEFELYINAPRREHTEFKTELSLYNTYPVLRPLKPLGNIVKKILK, translated from the coding sequence ATGAAACACTACGTAAACCCAAAGTTTATCCCCGATAACTGCCGGCAATGCACCAAAACAGTAATGGATAACATTGCTGACCCTAATATAACTTTTGATAAAAACGGGGTTTGCAATTATTATCACGAATATTTTATTGAAGAGAAAAAACATGTTTTAAAAGAAGAAAAAGGGATACAAAAATTTGAAGAAAGTATTCAAAACATTAAAAACTCCGGGAAAAATAAAAAATATGATTGTCTTCTTGGTGTCAGCGGCGGTGTGGACAGTACCTATTTAGCATATATTGCAAAAAAAGCAGGATTGCGAGTTCTTTGCGTGCATTTTGATAATGGTTGGAATTCTGAACTTGCAGTAAAAAACATCGAAAATATTATTACTAAACTTGATTTTGATTTAGAAACTTATGTTATAAATTGGAATGAGTTTCGGGATATTCAACTTGCTTATTTCAAAGCTAATGTTATTGATATAGAAGCAATAACAGACCATGCTATTTTTGGAACAATTTATAAAATTGCAGCTCAAAACAATATAAAGTATATTCTTTCGGGCAATAATGTTGTTACCGAGTCTCTGTTACCGAAATCTTGGATTTTTAATAAGGCTGATCACGTCAATATCAAAGATATTCATAAAAAATACGGAACAATTCCTTTAAAAACCTTTCCTTTTTTCGGCTCAAAAGCAAAACATTATTACCAAAAAGTTAAAGGCATACAAACCGTTGATTTGTTAAATTATCTGTTGTATGTTAAAAGTGAAATAAAAGAAACAATCATATCAGAATTAGACTGGAAAGATTACGGCGGAAAACATTACGAGTCAATCTTCACACGTTTTTATCAAGGATATATTCTACCGAAAAAGGTCGGGATAGATAAACGAAAAGCACATTTATCAAACCTAATATGTTCAGGCCAAATTACAAAAGACGAAGCCCTGAAAGAATTGGAAAAACCAATGTATAATAAAGAACAATGTGAGGAAGATAAGGAGTTTGTGTTAAAAAAGTTGGGTTTTTCTGAGCAAGAATTTGAATTATACATAAATGCCCCTCGTAGAGAACATACCGAATTTAAAACAGAGCTGTCTTTGTATAATACTTATCCGGTTTTGAGACCATTAAAACCTCTTGGAAATATAGTTAAAAAAATATTAAAATGA
- a CDS encoding glycosyltransferase, which yields MKIIIAGNFSNKASIEEYYFKYLSKLTSVYTIDIASDFNTELKNNFFKKILRRFDIKYVYKRFNKKIFLDVETTDADILIVFKGINILPSTLRKIKDKGIVLVNYNPDHPFSFAGRGSGNKNIKKSFNLYDLHISYSPVIIDLIKSRYNIQTAHLPFGFELPDAIYEETKKYEEINKVCFIGNPDKKRICLINYLLNREIKIDVFGNGWKNRTKHNNLNAYDPVYNKEFWINTGRYRVQLNVFREHNEGSHNMRTFEVPGAGGILLTPFSEEQAQYFKEDEEIIFFKNEEECSNKIKDILNRDKTGVLLFREKARNRSIDSKYSYKNRADELYKILDSNFSSTLKRNK from the coding sequence ATGAAAATAATAATAGCCGGTAATTTTAGTAATAAAGCAAGTATTGAAGAATATTATTTTAAATATCTTTCAAAACTCACATCTGTATATACTATTGATATTGCTTCAGATTTTAATACAGAATTAAAAAACAATTTCTTTAAAAAAATTTTAAGACGGTTTGATATAAAATATGTTTACAAACGGTTTAATAAAAAAATATTTTTAGATGTAGAAACTACAGATGCTGATATTTTAATTGTTTTTAAGGGAATTAATATTTTACCCTCCACATTAAGAAAGATTAAGGACAAAGGCATTGTTCTTGTCAATTATAACCCGGATCATCCTTTTTCCTTTGCAGGACGCGGTTCCGGGAATAAAAACATAAAAAAAAGCTTTAATCTTTATGATTTACATATCAGTTACAGTCCTGTAATAATTGATTTAATTAAAAGTCGTTATAATATACAAACCGCTCATTTACCTTTTGGTTTTGAATTGCCCGATGCAATATATGAAGAAACTAAAAAATATGAAGAAATCAATAAAGTCTGCTTCATCGGAAACCCTGATAAAAAAAGAATCTGTTTAATAAATTATCTGTTAAACAGGGAAATTAAGATTGATGTTTTCGGGAACGGGTGGAAAAACCGAACAAAACACAATAACTTAAATGCTTATGATCCTGTATATAATAAAGAGTTTTGGATAAATACCGGAAGATATAGAGTTCAACTCAATGTTTTCAGGGAACATAATGAGGGCTCTCATAATATGAGAACATTTGAGGTGCCGGGAGCCGGAGGAATATTATTAACTCCTTTTTCGGAAGAGCAAGCACAATACTTTAAAGAAGACGAAGAAATCATTTTTTTCAAAAATGAAGAAGAATGCTCAAATAAAATTAAGGATATTTTAAACCGGGATAAAACCGGTGTTCTGTTATTCAGAGAAAAAGCAAGAAATCGTAGTATTGATTCAAAATATTCATATAAGAACAGAGCTGATGAATTATATAAAATATTAGATTCCAATTTTAGTTCTACTTTAAAGCGGAACAAGTAA
- a CDS encoding glycosyltransferase family 4 protein, which yields MNIYFFFRHPSPVFHSIEEQFFSIQKELPKDVKISNNFAKYQSKGLLKRIAVTINAAFNQGDINHITGDIHFVALFLKKRKTILTVHDIGSALKGKGIKNKVLRFFWFSMPFARVKYITVISEFTKNEILKTFKIKPEKIIVIPDCVSEEIKYSPKDFNTEKPLILQIGTKPNKNLENLIPALKGIPCKLTIVGKLSHKQTALLKQQQIDFENHYNLAYSEIIELYKKADLVTFVSTYEGFGVPILEAQATGRALITSNLSPMKEVAGTNSLLVDPYDVKEIRSAIAKIIEEKNFRKKIINSGRENVKKYSAKSIADQHYKLYKQIIKS from the coding sequence ATGAATATCTACTTCTTCTTCCGCCACCCCTCCCCTGTTTTTCACAGCATTGAAGAACAGTTTTTTTCAATACAGAAAGAACTGCCGAAAGATGTAAAAATCTCAAATAATTTTGCAAAATACCAAAGCAAAGGATTACTCAAACGCATTGCCGTTACGATAAATGCTGCTTTTAATCAGGGAGATATTAATCATATTACAGGAGATATTCATTTTGTTGCTTTATTTCTTAAAAAAAGAAAAACAATTCTTACAGTACACGATATTGGTTCTGCTTTAAAAGGAAAGGGTATAAAAAACAAAGTGTTACGTTTTTTTTGGTTTTCCATGCCTTTTGCAAGAGTAAAATATATTACTGTAATTTCTGAATTTACTAAAAATGAAATATTAAAAACCTTTAAGATAAAACCTGAAAAGATAATTGTTATACCGGATTGTGTTTCCGAAGAAATAAAATATTCTCCAAAAGATTTTAATACAGAAAAACCTCTTATCCTCCAAATAGGGACAAAACCAAACAAAAACCTTGAGAATCTTATCCCGGCATTGAAAGGAATACCCTGCAAATTAACAATTGTAGGCAAACTTTCCCACAAACAAACAGCACTTCTTAAACAACAACAAATTGATTTTGAAAATCATTACAATTTAGCTTATTCAGAAATTATTGAATTGTACAAAAAGGCAGATTTAGTCACATTTGTCTCAACATATGAAGGTTTCGGCGTTCCGATTTTGGAAGCACAAGCAACAGGCAGAGCTCTCATCACAAGCAATCTTTCTCCGATGAAAGAAGTTGCAGGAACAAACTCTTTACTTGTTGATCCTTACGACGTTAAAGAGATTAGGTCTGCAATTGCAAAAATTATTGAAGAAAAAAACTTTAGAAAAAAAATTATCAACAGCGGAAGAGAAAATGTTAAGAAATATTCAGCAAAATCAATTGCTGATCAACATTACAAACTATATAAACAAATTATAAAAAGCTAA